Genomic DNA from candidate division WOR-3 bacterium:
TTATTTCCTTTATCTTTAATTTTGATTATTCATTCTGATTTTATTGTGAAATTATTTTTTGAAAGGGGTAAGTTTACAACCCTTGATACTTATAAAACTGCTCTTGCTTTTATAATGTTTTCAATTGGTATTCTTCCTTCCTCTCTTTTTAATGTTCATTTGAATTATTTTTATTCACAGAAAAAAATTCTTGAGGCAAATATTTCCCATTTTAATATGCTGACCTCCTTTTTAGTTTTTGCTCCTTTACTTTTTAAATTTATGGGTTATGTAGGACTTGCACTTGCTTCTTCAATTTCTTCTTTTTTTGCTTTAATATCAATATGCTTTTATACACCTAAATTTATTGATGTAAAGGAATATCTTTTTTTCATATCTTTTTCTTTAATTTTTTCCCTTATAACATTTATGAGATTCTTTCAAAATAATTTCCTTGAATTTCTCTTTGATTCTTTTTTATCTTTAATATTCTTTTTATATTTTAGAGAAAAATGGAAGATGAAAGGTCTTTAAAAAGAATTATTGAGGCATTGCTTTTTGCCTCATCAAAGCCTCTTACCTTAAAGAAGATTTCAAATATTACAGGATTTGGGGAGGAAAGGGTAAAGGAGGAAATAGAGAAATTAAAGGAAGAATATAAAGAAAGAGCTTTTGGAATATTTGAAGTTGCTGGTGGTTATGTAATGTATACGAAAGAAGATTATGCTGATTATGTAAAGAAATTAAGAGGGGAGAATTCTTTTAGAATTTCAAAAGCAATGCTTGAAACTCTTGCAATAATAGCTTATAAACAGCCTATTACAAAAGCTGAGATAGAAATTTTAAAGGGAGCATCTGCAGATTTCACACTTAGAAGTTTGCTTGAAAAAGGACTTATAAAGGTTGTGGGAAGAAAAAAAATAAAAGGAGCTCCTTTACTTTATGGAACTACAGAGAAATTTTTGAAAATGTTTGGTTTAAAAAGCCTTGATGAACTTCCAAGAGTAGAATAGTAATTTTAAAAATATTTTTTAAACAGAATTTTCAAGTATTTTTTTCATTCTTCTTGCATTTTCCAGCATGGAATGATTGTTGTTAAAAAATACATAAATTTTTTCTGGTTTTGTTTTCATAATTCTTTCAGCAATTTCTTTTAATTCTTCATCTTCATAACAATGGGAGTACCAGTCTGTTCTACCGTGCATTCTTAAATAGACTATTCCGTTAAGATTTATAATATCTCTTGGAAATATAGGTGCATCCATTGAAACCCAAGTAATATTTAGATTTTTTGCCCATTTATAATTTTCCTTTTTAAACCAGGATTCTTCTCTTGGCTCAAAGGCAAACTTTTCCTTTAAATTTGTAAATTTTATAAATTTTTCCAATTTTTCTCTATTTTTATCAGAAAAATTAGGTGGTGTTTGAAATAGATAAAAATCTATGAAGTTTTCAAGGGGTTTAAAGAGATTTTTAAATTTTTCCCATGTAGAAAAAGCTTTTTCAGAAAATTTAAAAACATGAGTTATAAATTGATTCACCTTAACACTCCATCTTAAATTAAAAGTTTTCTTTGCCCAGGAATTTATATGAGAAGAAAGTGGAAATCTGTAAAAGGAAGCATTTAATTCAATAGCATTTAAACTGCTTTCTTTAACAAACCATTCAAAATTACCTCCTTCATTCCATGAATAAGCCCAGCCCGATGTGCCTACAAATATTTTATTCTCTACGGAACTTTTCAACCCCTTGTTCAAATAGGTTGTTTCCGTAAGCATCAATTGCACAAATTGTTGGAAAATCCTCAACTTCCAGCTCTCTTATTGCCTCAGGTCCAAGATCTTCA
This window encodes:
- the scpB gene encoding SMC-Scp complex subunit ScpB, which translates into the protein MEDERSLKRIIEALLFASSKPLTLKKISNITGFGEERVKEEIEKLKEEYKERAFGIFEVAGGYVMYTKEDYADYVKKLRGENSFRISKAMLETLAIIAYKQPITKAEIEILKGASADFTLRSLLEKGLIKVVGRKKIKGAPLLYGTTEKFLKMFGLKSLDELPRVE
- a CDS encoding DUF72 domain-containing protein, coding for MKSSVENKIFVGTSGWAYSWNEGGNFEWFVKESSLNAIELNASFYRFPLSSHINSWAKKTFNLRWSVKVNQFITHVFKFSEKAFSTWEKFKNLFKPLENFIDFYLFQTPPNFSDKNREKLEKFIKFTNLKEKFAFEPREESWFKKENYKWAKNLNITWVSMDAPIFPRDIINLNGIVYLRMHGRTDWYSHCYEDEELKEIAERIMKTKPEKIYVFFNNNHSMLENARRMKKILENSV